The Malus domestica chromosome 17, GDT2T_hap1 genome contains the following window.
ACGGTGTTGAGTTGCTTGTGCCCTTGCTGCATTTGTTTTAGTGGATTAGCGAATCTTGCGGTTTCTCTTATCAAGCTTCCTGTCAAAATTATTACATGGTTTATTGACCag
Protein-coding sequences here:
- the LOC103405667 gene encoding signaling peptide TAXIMIN 2, producing MGDCRPLGFLLGLPFALIALVLSVLGAVIWVFGTVLSCLCPCCICFSGLANLAVSLIKLPVKIITWFIDQIPC